From Desulfuromonas soudanensis, the proteins below share one genomic window:
- a CDS encoding diguanylate cyclase domain-containing protein, whose amino-acid sequence MVSNADILNAGILIVDDLATNVELLEEMLRGAGYTHVSSTRDPHSVCALHRENHYDLILLDLRMPGMDGFQVMESLKELETDGYLPVLAVTAEPGHKLRALQSGAKDFVSKPLDMAEVLMRVRNMVEVRLLHEAARNHAKMLEELALNDPLTGLANRRLLDDRMAMALVHAQRHKSAMAVIYLDLDGFKEINDTLGHGVGDVLLKMVAKRLLTTVREEDTVARLGGDEFAIALWHVSGIEYAASVAARAIAAVSQPYDIEGNVVGITTSAGVSVYPVHGRNAETLMKNADLALYVAKAEGKNAYRIAGGTGE is encoded by the coding sequence ATGGTAAGTAACGCCGATATCCTGAACGCCGGTATCCTGATCGTAGATGATCTGGCAACCAATGTGGAGTTGCTCGAAGAAATGCTGCGCGGTGCCGGCTATACGCACGTTAGCTCGACCCGTGACCCGCATTCGGTCTGCGCTCTGCATCGCGAGAATCATTACGACTTGATTCTCCTCGATCTGCGGATGCCCGGGATGGATGGTTTTCAGGTAATGGAAAGCCTGAAGGAGCTCGAAACGGATGGCTACCTCCCCGTCCTAGCCGTGACCGCTGAACCGGGTCACAAATTGCGGGCGCTGCAGAGCGGCGCAAAAGATTTTGTCAGCAAACCACTCGACATGGCCGAGGTGCTGATGCGGGTTCGCAATATGGTTGAGGTCCGCCTTTTGCACGAAGCGGCCCGCAATCACGCCAAGATGCTCGAAGAATTGGCGCTCAATGACCCCCTGACAGGCCTCGCGAATCGACGGCTTCTTGACGACAGAATGGCGATGGCCCTGGTTCATGCTCAAAGGCACAAGAGTGCCATGGCCGTGATTTACCTGGATCTGGACGGGTTCAAGGAAATTAACGACACTCTTGGGCACGGCGTCGGGGATGTTTTGCTGAAAATGGTCGCAAAACGCCTGCTGACAACGGTGCGCGAAGAGGATACCGTGGCGCGCCTGGGGGGTGACGAGTTCGCCATCGCGCTGTGGCACGTCAGCGGAATAGAATATGCAGCTTCGGTGGCCGCAAGAGCAATTGCTGCCGTGTCGCAACCCTATGACATCGAGGGAAATGTTGTGGGCATAACCACCAGCGCCGGGGTTAGTGTTTATCCGGTTCATGGCAGGAATGCGGAGACTTTGATGAAAAATGCCGACCTGGCTCTGTACGTGGCTAAAGCAGAGGGGAAAAACGCCTATCGGATCGCCGGGGGAACTGGCGAGTAA
- a CDS encoding universal stress protein, with product MKEISRILVISRMTPYCRDAIHYGLSLARKYKGELFILHLLANPGDIIGVNASGLFPLEEYNKYRDIQQKAKDELDQVIKQEIKDGFPIKELISDHDPVDEILHVVKEENIDLIVMLAHEEGHLEHTLFGREKDDIISSLPCSILLVKKEPEPVKR from the coding sequence ATGAAAGAGATCAGTCGAATTCTTGTCATTAGCAGGATGACACCTTACTGCCGGGACGCCATCCATTATGGTCTTTCGCTTGCACGCAAGTATAAAGGGGAACTCTTTATTTTGCACCTTCTCGCCAACCCTGGCGATATCATCGGAGTGAATGCATCCGGATTGTTCCCGCTAGAAGAATATAACAAGTACAGGGACATTCAACAAAAAGCCAAGGATGAGCTAGATCAGGTCATCAAGCAGGAAATCAAAGACGGGTTCCCTATTAAGGAATTAATTAGTGATCACGACCCAGTCGATGAAATTTTACATGTTGTCAAAGAAGAGAACATAGACCTTATTGTCATGCTTGCTCATGAGGAAGGGCATCTGGAGCACACTCTTTTCGGACGCGAGAAGGATGACATCATCAGCAGTTTGCCCTGTTCGATACTCCTGGTGAAAAAAGAGCCTGAGCCTGTGAAGCGGTAG